Proteins co-encoded in one Brassica rapa cultivar Chiifu-401-42 chromosome A02, CAAS_Brap_v3.01, whole genome shotgun sequence genomic window:
- the LOC103854551 gene encoding E3 ubiquitin-protein ligase RNF4, translated as MNAQELRATRGIRLRKTSFDLNVAPRDQEGTFAPGGNLQARLLPSSQPVPEMIDVDAIEDDVVESSASDFAEAISKLTGSRRRRLTVGVESGGTTNKRRRVPPNQPVIDCENVPDTSMAPPPPPPEEPKFSCPICMCPFTEEMSTKCGHIFCKGCIKMAISKQGKCPTCRKKVTARELIRVFLPTTR; from the exons ATGAACGCACAAGAGTTGAGAGCAACACGTGGCATTCGACTGAGGAAAACGTCGTTTGATCTTAATGTGGCGCCCAGAGATCAAGAAGGGACCTTTGCTCCTGGTGGTAACCTTCAAGCGAGGCTTTTACCTTCTTCTCAGCCTGTTCCGGAAATGATTGATGTCGATGCTATTGAAGATGATGTTGTTGAATCATCCGCTAGTGATTTTGCTGAA GCTATAAGCAAATTAACAGGTTCACGTCGGAGGCGTTTGACGGTTGGTGTAGAGTCAG GTGGTACGACTAACAAACGGAGAAGGGTTCCTCCTAATCAACCTGTTATCGACTGTGAGAATGTCCCTGACACCTCAatggctcctcctcctcctccgccagAGGAGCCTAAATTTTCATGTCCAATATGTATGTGTCCGTTTACTGAGGAGATGTCAACCAAATGCGGCCACATCTTCTGCAAGGGATGTATAAAGATGGCGATATCTAAGCAAGGCAAGTGCCCTACTTGTAGGAAAAAGGTGACTGCGAGAGAGCTGATTCGAGTATTCCTTCCAACCACCAGATGA
- the LOC103854553 gene encoding uncharacterized protein LOC103854553 → MIQLLFLIMFVEGAITFLLLIKIGPLRELVIKSLDQMKMGKGPATVKTIAGTMAVILFSNLMSIVKIQNKGAKLGTMSPMDQVLWRTHLLEASLMGVVLFLGFVIDRMHHYMRKLISLRGNVGSSREELEQLQKERTELKEKEEKASKEVKQLQEKLSSMSERLKKAEMECKEKEKKLEAAETHVAALQKQSAELLLEYDSLLEDNQKLQSQILGKTKS, encoded by the exons ATGATTCAGCTACTGTTTCTAATTATGTTCGTGGAGGGTGCTATTACATTCTTGTTGCTGATAAAGATTGGTCCTTTGAGGGAGCTTGTGATTAAAAGCCTTGACCAGATGAAGATGGGGAAAGGTCCCGCCACTGTGAAAACCATAGCTGGAACCATGGCTGTTATCCTCTTCTCCAATCTCATGAGCATTGTCAAGATCCAGAACAAAGGTGCGAAGCTCGGGACTATGTCTCCCATGGATCAGGTTCTTTGGCGAACCCATTTGCTTGAAGCTTCTCTAATGG GAGTGGTACTTTTTCTTGGCTTCGTAATTGACAGAATGCACCACTACATGAGAAAGCTGATCAGTTTACGAGGCAACGTTGGATCATCTAGAGAAGAACTTGAACAGCTCCAGAAAGAGAGAACCGaactgaaggagaaggaggagaagGCGTCCAAGGAAGTCAAGCAGCTTCAAGAGAAACTGTCATCTATGTCAGAGAGACTCAAGAAAGCAGAGATGGAGTgtaaagagaaagaaaagaagctGGAAGCAGCTGAAACGCATGTCGCTGCTCTTCAGAAACAGTCTGCAGAGCTGCTTCTGGAGTATGATAGTTTGCTGGAAGATAACCAAAAGCTCCAGAGTCAAATTTTGGGGAAAACTAAGAGCTAA
- the LOC103854556 gene encoding protein XRI1 — protein MVEVGRMVAVLRDIHEHYTIGMHHFGAWISHTVFYGLISSSSSAWTVEEDTMDYGEDRSPSWNWRSQYCNNHQPQSSFSDVTECTMIEVTLNQEDHSYMFDDDDESTTPVKACSESGYHHVTTSDQTIKKLDVPRQTRSALKRRRMLQFEDQPMETSHLFTSESFSSILRSSAREETYDELLPEGSQLIEDASASSIEGLDDLYADEWYVDCLNDPEAPTLPDDLSFGSPDVHVDISEYLNLPPEAETNEVKRPVTRSSPDVIFKGRKSLARLASSVIYPFSFIKPCGVDGDMTLKDINQKILTPPSKPKENKAETLIQTSAFSGKPVVGKTKIRTEGGKGSITVTRTRG, from the exons ATGGTTGAGGTTGGACGGATGGTTGCGGTTTTACGCGATATTCATGAACATTATACTATTG GTATGCACCATTTTGGCGCTTGGATAAGCCACACCGTTTTCTATGGTTTAATATCATCAAG TTCTTCTGCGTGGACAGTGGAAGAAGATACGATGGACTACGGAGAAGATCG TAGCCCCTCATGGAATTGGCGAAGTCAGTACTGTAATAATCACCAGCCGCAGTCTAGTTTCT CTGATGTGACGGAGTGCACGATGATTGAAGTCACATTAAACCAAGAAGATCACTCGTACATgttcgatgatgatgatgaatccaccaccccagtgAAGGCCTGTAGCGAGTCGGGTTATCATCATGTCACCACCTCAGATCAAACGATCAAGAAGCTGGATGTCCCACGTCAGACACGCTCTGCTCTAAAGAGGCGTCGGATGTTACAGTTCGAAGACCAGCCTATGGAAACATCCCACCTTTTCACCAGTGAGAGCTTCTCTTCAATCTTAAGATCAAGC GCTAGAGAGGAAACATATGATGAGCTTTTACCCGAAGGATCTCAGCTTATAGAAGATGCTTCTGCGTCAAGCATCGAGGGCCTTGATGATCTGTATGCTGACGAGTGGTATGTTGACTGCTTAAATGACCCTGAGGCTCCAACCCTACCTGATGACTT AAGCTTTGGTTCCCCTGATGTCCATGTAGATATTTCAG AGTATCTAAACCTCCCACCAGAAGCAGAAACCAATGAAGTTAAACGACCTGTGACTCGTTCTTCTCCAGATGTTATCTTCAAAGGTAGAAAATCTCTTGCAAGGCTAGCGTCTTCTGTCATCTATCCGTTTTCATTCATCAAACCATGTGGGGTTGATGGAGACATGACTCTCAAGGACATCAACCAGAAAATTCTAACTCCACCATCGAAACCAAAGGAAAACAAAGCAGAGACACTGATCCAAACTTCAGCCTTCTCTGGGAAACCTGTCGTTGGAAAGACTAAGATCCGCACAGAAGGTGGTAAAGGAAGCATCACGGTAACGAGGACTAGAGGCTAA